A window of the Lactuca sativa cultivar Salinas chromosome 5, Lsat_Salinas_v11, whole genome shotgun sequence genome harbors these coding sequences:
- the LOC111897420 gene encoding transcription factor PRE3, whose amino-acid sequence MSSRRSRTRQSSTTSRISDDQINDLVSKLQQLLPEIRNRRSDKVSASKVLQETCNYIRSLHREVDDLSERLSELLENTDSTQASIIRSLLSQ is encoded by the exons ATGTCCTCTAGAAGATCAAGAACAAGACAATCATCAACGACATCAAGAATCAGTGACGACCAAATCAACGATCTTGTTTCCAAGCTACAACAACTTCTTCCTGAAATCCGCAATCGCCGTTCTGATAAG GTGTCGGCGTCAAAAGTGCTACAAGAGACATGTAACTACATCAGAAGCTTGCATCGAGAGGTTGACGATTTAAGTGAACGACTCTCCGAGTTGCTTGAAAATACTGATTCGACTCAGGCTTCCAttattaggagtttactctcacAATAa